One genomic window of Candidatus Kuenenia stuttgartiensis includes the following:
- a CDS encoding putative quinol monooxygenase, with the protein MNVLSEKRLELSQTIASLSGFIRMEKGCESCDFYQSIEDENRLFLLEEWDTRKNLMAHLKSERFKVIRGAMCLLREPYEMMFHAVFHPKGMEEIYPKIGRSCD; encoded by the coding sequence ATGAATGTCCTTTCAGAGAAGCGCCTGGAGTTGTCACAGACGATCGCGTCACTATCCGGTTTCATAAGGATGGAGAAGGGATGCGAGAGCTGCGACTTCTACCAGAGTATCGAGGATGAAAATCGACTCTTTCTTCTTGAAGAATGGGATACCCGGAAGAACCTTATGGCCCACCTGAAGTCGGAACGTTTTAAGGTGATCCGGGGAGCGATGTGCCTTCTCAGAGAGCCTTATGAAATGATGTTCCACGCCGTTTTTCACCCGAAAGGGATGGAGGAGATTTACCCGAAGATCGGACGATCGTGCGACTGA
- a CDS encoding CsbD family protein produces the protein MKSSTNDQVEGKFHKVKGKIKEIAGKVSENPGLEAEGKDEKRAGKVQEKIGQVKKVMGK, from the coding sequence ATGAAATCCAGTACGAATGACCAGGTAGAAGGCAAGTTTCACAAAGTGAAGGGCAAGATCAAGGAGATAGCCGGGAAAGTCAGTGAGAATCCCGGGTTGGAAGCCGAAGGCAAAGACGAAAAGAGAGCCGGTAAAGTTCAGGAAAAGATCGGCCAGGTCAAGAAAGTCATGGGGAAGTAA
- a CDS encoding BON domain-containing protein, producing MDKTNLIKRFFAVLFLVGWIAGSPGCAGTSTRESVGEYVDSSVLTSKVKAAIFNDPMLKVLQINVETFKDVVQLSGFVDSPEAAARAVEVARSVEGVRAVENKMSVK from the coding sequence ATGGATAAAACAAATTTGATCAAGCGTTTTTTTGCAGTACTTTTTTTGGTTGGGTGGATTGCCGGCAGTCCAGGCTGTGCAGGTACCTCAACGCGTGAAAGCGTAGGGGAATATGTCGATAGTTCTGTTCTTACGTCCAAGGTTAAGGCGGCAATATTTAATGATCCTATGCTTAAGGTGCTCCAGATCAATGTTGAAACTTTCAAGGATGTCGTGCAGTTAAGCGGCTTCGTGGATTCCCCGGAGGCTGCTGCCAGGGCAGTGGAAGTAGCGAGATCTGTAGAGGGCGTCAGAGCTGTTGAAAACAAAATGTCCGTGAAATGA
- a CDS encoding DUF3309 family protein, which yields MSLVSILIIVLILIFLGVIPAWPHSRSWGYTPGSVIGVIVIIIVILLLLGRI from the coding sequence ATGTCACTTGTTTCAATCTTAATCATAGTTCTGATCCTGATCTTTTTGGGAGTAATCCCCGCCTGGCCACATAGCCGGTCGTGGGGTTATACACCCGGCAGTGTGATCGGGGTAATAGTGATAATCATAGTAATACTGCTTTTATTGGGCAGAATCTAG